The proteins below are encoded in one region of Myxococcales bacterium:
- a CDS encoding ATP-dependent DNA helicase, which translates to MSLLSDLLSQTGPIARSVSGYDHRPSQLEMAETVAQVLQYGGVSLIEAGTGTGKTLAYLLPAFLSEKRVVVSTATKVLQDQIINKDIPLLEQALGSDLRALPIKGLSNYVCKRRYRNFIQSSEFFDSRYAQDTELVQRWMDAAVYGEISELKQLKENSLLWPKINSGTDTRIGARCSFFEECFVTQLRRSAEHAQVLVVNHHLFFADLASKGPNNNGILPPYDAVIFDEAHQIEDVATEFFGVRVSSHHLETLIRDLVQSQFYLDERGAFELLFRQVERCFSECFSLLPKNREIDSQRFEISVEHFSDAVQKKMFELDDALDALQSRCDNYSKKHAIAAQFVKRIRNLRDDISLISEGGNRDHVIWAEQKSRSLAIGASPIDISYVFRSQVLERNEAVVCTSATLSSSSSFKFIRQRLGIEEEVDEKIIESPFNFQEQVILYVNENMELPNTATYNQSIAEEIISLIELSKGGAFVLCTSLKSMHELHTLCAKRLGFKCLMQGQASKNELLSEFKKDANAVLFGSGSFWEGVDVPGAALRLVIIDKLPFAVPTDPLLVARAKAIEERGASPFMDYQVPSAALALKQGFGRLIRSKSDKGIVAVLDSRLVKKGYGKVLLRGLPSCPIIKNFDELKIRYKDLCPSVVTLKSENELEVRVF; encoded by the coding sequence ATGTCTTTGTTATCTGATCTTCTAAGCCAAACCGGTCCGATCGCACGTAGTGTTTCTGGTTACGATCACAGGCCTTCGCAATTGGAGATGGCCGAAACCGTGGCACAAGTTCTCCAATATGGTGGCGTGTCGTTGATTGAAGCCGGAACGGGAACCGGCAAAACGCTGGCTTATCTTCTACCAGCCTTCTTGTCTGAAAAACGCGTGGTTGTATCCACTGCAACGAAAGTTTTGCAGGATCAAATCATCAACAAAGACATTCCTTTACTGGAGCAAGCATTGGGGAGCGACCTGAGAGCGCTTCCTATTAAAGGTTTATCAAATTATGTATGCAAACGCCGTTATCGGAACTTTATACAAAGCTCTGAATTTTTCGATTCTCGCTACGCTCAAGACACTGAACTTGTTCAGCGTTGGATGGACGCCGCAGTATACGGAGAAATCAGTGAGCTTAAACAGCTAAAAGAAAACTCGCTTCTTTGGCCTAAGATCAATAGTGGAACCGATACGCGAATTGGTGCTCGTTGCTCATTTTTTGAGGAATGCTTTGTCACTCAGCTTCGACGCTCTGCAGAGCATGCTCAAGTTTTGGTCGTGAATCACCATTTGTTTTTTGCGGATTTAGCGTCGAAGGGCCCCAACAACAATGGCATTCTTCCTCCCTATGATGCCGTTATTTTTGATGAAGCGCATCAAATCGAAGACGTCGCAACAGAGTTTTTTGGTGTGCGTGTTTCGAGCCATCATTTAGAAACATTGATACGAGATTTGGTGCAAAGCCAGTTTTACCTTGATGAACGAGGCGCATTCGAATTGCTTTTTCGTCAAGTCGAACGTTGTTTTTCAGAGTGTTTCTCGTTGCTTCCAAAAAACCGTGAGATTGATTCACAGCGTTTTGAAATCAGCGTGGAGCATTTCTCTGATGCAGTTCAAAAAAAAATGTTCGAGTTGGATGATGCCTTAGACGCTTTGCAGTCAAGGTGTGACAACTACTCAAAAAAGCACGCGATAGCGGCTCAATTCGTAAAAAGAATACGGAATCTTCGAGATGATATTTCACTTATTTCTGAGGGAGGAAATCGGGACCATGTGATATGGGCAGAGCAGAAGAGTCGCTCTTTGGCAATTGGTGCTAGTCCGATAGATATCTCTTATGTGTTTCGTTCGCAGGTGCTTGAGCGAAATGAAGCTGTGGTTTGTACAAGTGCAACTTTGTCATCCTCATCGTCTTTCAAGTTCATTAGGCAACGTTTAGGTATCGAAGAGGAAGTAGATGAGAAAATCATCGAATCGCCCTTTAATTTCCAAGAACAAGTAATTCTTTATGTAAATGAAAATATGGAGCTGCCTAATACCGCTACCTACAATCAAAGTATTGCCGAAGAGATTATTTCATTGATCGAGCTGAGCAAAGGTGGCGCATTTGTATTGTGTACTTCACTAAAATCCATGCACGAGCTTCATACGCTATGCGCAAAGAGACTTGGGTTCAAGTGCTTGATGCAGGGTCAGGCTTCCAAAAATGAGTTGCTTAGTGAATTTAAGAAAGATGCTAATGCTGTGCTCTTTGGTTCTGGGAGCTTTTGGGAAGGAGTTGATGTGCCAGGCGCTGCACTGCGCTTAGTTATCATCGACAAGTTGCCTTTTGCGGTCCCGACAGATCCTCTTTTGGTCGCACGAGCGAAAGCTATTGAAGAACGCGGCGCATCGCCGTTTATGGATTATCAAGTTCCTTCGGCGGCGCTCGCTCTAAAGCAGGGTTTTGGACGGTTGATTCGTAGCAAGTCAGATAAAGGCATTGTCGCGGTGCTGGATTCGCGGCTTGTAAAAAAGGGTTACGGAAAAGTGCTACTACGCGGGCTCCCTTCATGTCCTATCATCAAAAATTTTGATGAATTAAAAATACGCTATAAAGATCTTTGCCCGAGTGTTGTAACGTTAAAAAGTGAAAACGAATTAGAAGTGCGTGTGTTTTAG
- the trpS gene encoding tryptophan--tRNA ligase: MKTALTGIKPTATPHLGNYLGAIKPALQLCQEYSTYFFIADYHALTTLRESEKLKSYVYDVAATWLACGLDPEKTLLYRQSDVPQVFELSWVLSCLLATGQLERGHAYKDALTQNESPNAGVFYYPVLMAADILLFDTDVVPVGKDQKQHIELSRDVATRFNHLFGENTLVVPEALINDSLLVPGTDGQKMSKSYGNTVPLFSPAKELKQVIMKIKTGSESLEDAKVAEGSTVFELYRAVASSEQQQIMKDKLNAGGYGWGHAKQDLHLALEAELGPKREHFLSIRKNEKELEETLKKGAKRACAIADKTMQRVRKAVGIT; the protein is encoded by the coding sequence GTGAAAACCGCACTTACAGGCATCAAACCCACAGCAACTCCTCACCTTGGCAACTACCTTGGTGCGATCAAGCCTGCGCTGCAACTGTGCCAGGAGTACAGCACTTACTTTTTCATTGCAGACTACCATGCGCTCACAACGCTCCGTGAATCAGAAAAGCTCAAGAGCTACGTTTACGATGTTGCGGCTACGTGGCTTGCTTGTGGGCTCGATCCTGAAAAAACACTTTTGTATCGACAGTCGGATGTGCCGCAAGTCTTCGAATTGAGTTGGGTTCTAAGCTGCTTGCTTGCTACGGGACAACTTGAACGAGGTCATGCCTACAAAGACGCTCTGACGCAAAACGAAAGCCCAAATGCTGGCGTTTTCTATTATCCAGTGCTTATGGCCGCAGACATCCTTCTTTTTGATACCGATGTTGTCCCGGTAGGAAAAGATCAGAAACAGCATATCGAGCTAAGTCGTGATGTTGCTACACGTTTTAACCATTTGTTTGGAGAAAATACGCTTGTTGTTCCTGAAGCACTCATCAACGATTCTCTGCTTGTGCCGGGTACCGATGGCCAAAAAATGAGCAAGAGCTACGGTAATACTGTCCCCTTGTTTTCCCCGGCAAAGGAACTCAAGCAAGTCATCATGAAGATCAAGACGGGCTCAGAATCCTTGGAGGACGCCAAAGTCGCTGAAGGCAGTACTGTCTTTGAGCTCTACCGCGCAGTGGCCTCAAGCGAGCAGCAACAGATCATGAAAGACAAGCTCAACGCTGGCGGATACGGATGGGGACACGCAAAACAAGACCTTCACCTAGCCCTTGAAGCTGAGCTGGGCCCCAAGCGGGAGCACTTTTTATCAATTCGTAAGAATGAAAAGGAGCTCGAAGAAACCCTTAAAAAAGGTGCAAAACGAGCCTG
- a CDS encoding OPT/YSL family transporter, producing the protein MPIAVGIYLPFGVTVPMLAGAFLSHVADHSKHSQHKGVLMSSGMIAGEALMGIFLAGLAALSIGRVAMFAEGSLALTTTTLVLSVGGLFWMWRWLRHAN; encoded by the coding sequence ATGCCAATTGCTGTTGGAATTTATTTACCTTTTGGTGTAACTGTCCCTATGCTTGCAGGTGCTTTTCTTTCGCACGTTGCGGATCACAGCAAACACTCTCAGCATAAAGGAGTACTTATGTCTTCCGGAATGATTGCCGGCGAAGCGCTAATGGGAATCTTCCTAGCTGGGCTCGCTGCTCTGTCGATCGGGCGCGTGGCTATGTTCGCTGAAGGATCATTGGCCTTAACAACAACCACGCTAGTTCTGAGCGTCGGTGGACTATTTTGGATGTGGAGGTGGTTGCGTCATGCAAATTGA
- a CDS encoding flavin reductase family protein produces the protein MQIDPEKISQPDRYKLCIGSVVPRPIAFVSSQSASGESNLAPYSFFTGVSSNPLTLLFCPANKKDGSKKDTLLNVETTREFVVNIVSEEFQYEMAACAEELPRGESEFKLSGLEASPSIKVKCPRVARCKMAFECKLEQVIELNPGAVAGGNIVIGRVVWIHADDDLINERFHVDQKKLAAVGRMGGLNYCSTKDIFEIPWGKKALEKHSTTDKVK, from the coding sequence ATGCAAATTGATCCTGAAAAAATTTCTCAGCCTGACCGTTACAAACTATGTATTGGATCGGTCGTGCCTCGGCCCATAGCTTTCGTGTCGAGCCAATCTGCTTCAGGCGAAAGCAATCTTGCCCCCTATTCTTTTTTTACGGGTGTAAGCAGCAATCCTCTTACCCTGCTTTTTTGTCCGGCGAACAAAAAAGATGGCAGCAAAAAAGACACCCTACTCAACGTCGAAACCACCAGAGAATTTGTCGTAAACATTGTTTCTGAAGAATTTCAATATGAAATGGCAGCTTGTGCAGAAGAGCTACCCAGAGGCGAAAGCGAGTTCAAGCTATCGGGTCTTGAAGCTTCACCAAGCATCAAAGTAAAGTGTCCGCGGGTTGCTCGCTGCAAAATGGCCTTTGAATGCAAACTAGAGCAGGTTATCGAACTTAATCCCGGAGCTGTTGCCGGCGGAAATATTGTTATTGGACGCGTCGTTTGGATTCATGCCGATGATGATCTTATTAACGAAAGGTTTCACGTGGATCAGAAAAAGTTGGCTGCGGTGGGCCGTATGGGTGGACTCAACTACTGCAGCACGAAAGACATCTTCGAGATCCCTTGGGGCAAAAAAGCTCTCGAAAAGCATTCCACTACAGATAAAGTTAAATAG
- a CDS encoding oligopeptide transporter, OPT family, producing MHQELTVRAILLGLLLSAIMGAANVYLGLRVGMTVSASIPAAVVGILLLRVVFRGGTILEANQIQTAASAGESLAAGVIFTLPALVLVGAWEDFNWWLTTGIAVSGGLLGVLFMIPMRRVFVVDNKDLAFPEGVACAEVLRAAEAGSDHTQNALPIFIGASVGALFKIFAGFFEIIAHSLQSAFFFGNQRVFYFGADISPALLGVGFIVKWRIALLIFIGGTFAWLFCIPLLGSTGTSELSAVDSAWHIWDSRIRYIGVGAMLVAGFDSIIRVRSGLRSAFLHVKDRLYGNNHNEGDDEDISSRSIAVLATLIVIVIARIYFEFTHNLAVTLLATVLMFVLSFFFTAVASYIVGLVGSSNSPVSGMTITAVLISGLFILATTAFTGVKGIEAMAAMLGVAGIVCCVACTSGDVCNDLKTGHLVGASPKLQQRMQIAGVIVGAVVMAPVLKLLHENTPGGIGGRELAAPQATLFANLARGFFSDQRLPWDMVWSRGWVLALSFCF from the coding sequence ATGCATCAAGAACTCACCGTACGCGCGATACTACTTGGACTTCTCCTTTCGGCCATTATGGGCGCTGCCAATGTCTATCTTGGTCTACGCGTTGGAATGACGGTCTCCGCATCGATTCCCGCTGCCGTTGTTGGAATCTTATTGCTTCGGGTCGTCTTTCGAGGCGGCACTATCCTAGAGGCCAATCAAATTCAAACTGCAGCTTCAGCAGGGGAGTCTCTTGCGGCAGGTGTCATTTTTACCCTGCCCGCACTGGTGCTCGTAGGAGCATGGGAAGACTTCAACTGGTGGCTCACAACAGGAATAGCCGTGAGCGGGGGTCTGCTCGGAGTGCTGTTTATGATCCCAATGCGCCGAGTGTTCGTGGTTGATAACAAAGACCTTGCTTTCCCTGAAGGCGTTGCATGCGCGGAAGTACTGCGGGCCGCTGAAGCGGGCTCCGATCACACACAAAATGCCTTGCCAATATTCATTGGCGCTTCTGTCGGAGCCTTGTTTAAAATCTTTGCCGGATTCTTTGAAATCATCGCGCATAGCCTTCAAAGTGCATTTTTCTTTGGAAACCAGCGTGTGTTCTATTTTGGCGCCGATATTTCACCAGCATTGCTTGGCGTCGGCTTCATCGTAAAATGGCGAATCGCTCTATTGATTTTTATCGGTGGGACTTTTGCTTGGCTCTTTTGTATTCCGTTGCTCGGCAGCACAGGGACATCCGAACTATCTGCTGTCGATAGCGCCTGGCACATTTGGGATAGCCGCATACGGTACATCGGTGTTGGCGCCATGCTCGTGGCAGGTTTTGATTCCATTATACGCGTACGAAGCGGCCTCAGGTCAGCATTTTTGCATGTCAAAGACCGTCTCTACGGGAACAATCACAATGAAGGAGACGATGAAGACATCTCCAGCAGAAGTATCGCAGTGCTTGCCACACTAATTGTGATTGTCATCGCGAGAATCTATTTCGAGTTCACCCACAACCTTGCTGTAACCCTTCTCGCTACCGTGTTGATGTTTGTGCTTTCCTTCTTTTTTACCGCCGTGGCCAGCTATATCGTGGGCCTGGTTGGAAGTAGCAACAGTCCAGTGTCTGGGATGACGATCACAGCTGTACTGATCTCCGGTCTTTTCATTTTAGCAACAACAGCTTTTACCGGAGTTAAAGGAATAGAAGCCATGGCGGCCATGCTTGGTGTCGCTGGCATCGTATGCTGCGTCGCGTGTACGTCGGGAGACGTCTGCAACGATTTAAAAACGGGCCATCTTGTGGGCGCATCACCCAAGTTGCAGCAACGTATGCAGATTGCTGGTGTCATCGTAGGCGCCGTGGTGATGGCTCCGGTCCTAAAACTCCTTCATGAAAATACACCTGGTGGCATTGGCGGACGCGAGCTTGCCGCCCCACAGGCCACCTTGTTTGCCAACTTGGCTAGAGGCTTCTTTTCAGATCAACGTCTGCCATGGGACATGGTCTGGTCTAGGGGGTGGGTTCTGGCCTTATCATTTTGCTTTTAG